The following proteins come from a genomic window of Daphnia carinata strain CSIRO-1 chromosome 6, CSIRO_AGI_Dcar_HiC_V3, whole genome shotgun sequence:
- the LOC130702400 gene encoding carbonyl reductase [NADPH] 3-like, whose amino-acid sequence MMEANNRSRVAVVTGANKGIGYAAVMELCAKFDGTVYLTSRDETRGRKAMEDLEKMGLRPAYHQLDIDDESSVLKFRDFLVQTHGGLDVLINNAAIIFPMMTPAESFVESIRKTIDTNFYHTMRACKILFPILRPHARVVHLTSDDGHLLKISGREPEASVLRSKFSAPDLTEQELCQLMEDFVEAAKNGDYFERGWPNSVGEREDTWPNEGYIVSKVGISALTRIHQRQFDQDPREDLAVNCVHPGYVVTDATFQKGEKTIQEGAEAACWLAMLPPSSPENVIPKGAYVWHDKQLVDWVNGPTPSVY is encoded by the exons ATGATGGAAGCCAACAACAGATCTCGAGTGGCTGTG GTGACTGGAGCCAACAAAGGAATTGGCTACGCAGCTGTGATGGAACTGTGTGCCAAATTTGATGGGACTGTTTACTTGACATCCCGCGATGAAACACGGGGACGAAAAGCCATGGAAGACCTTGAGAAAATGGGACTGCGTCCGGCTTATCATCAATTAGACATTGATGACGAATCGAGCGTCTTGAAATTTCGTGATTTCCTCGTGCAAACTCACGGCGGATTGGATGTTTTAATCAACAACGCTGCCATTATCTTTCCGATGATGACACCTGCCGAATCGTTTGTCGAATCGATTCGAAAGACGATCGACACTAATTTCTATCACACGATGAGAGCGTGTAAGATCCTGTTTCCTATCCTTCGACCGCACGCAAGAGTCGTTCATTTGACAAGTGACGACGGCCATTTGCTGAAAATATCCGGCCGCGAGCCGGAAGCTTCCGTTTTGAGGAGCAAATTCTCTGCTCCTGATTTGACTGAACAAGAACTGTGTCAATTAATGGAAGACTTTGTCGA GGCGGCTAAAAATGGCGATTACTTTGAACGAGGATGGCCAAACAGCGTTGGCGAAAGAGAAGACACTTGGCCTAACGAAGGCTATATT GTTTCTAAAGTGGGTATCAGCGCATTGACACGAATTCATCAACGCCAATTCGATCAAGACCCGCGTGAAGATCTGGCTGTCAATTGCGTTCATCCCGGTTACGTCGTAACAGATGCGACGTTccaaaaaggagagaaaacgaTCCAAGAAg GAGCGGAAGCGGCGTGTTGGTTGGCGATGCTTCCGCCATCTTCGCCGGAAAATGTTATTCCAAAAGGGGCGTACGTTTGGCACGATAAGCAACTCGTTGATTGGGTCAATGGACCTACCCCATCAGTTTATTAA